ACGTCCGCCAGTGGCAGCCTAGTCGCTTCCTCGGCATCGAGGAAGGCCTCGACGGAAGTGTCGGGAGCCATCTCCTCGAAGCGGAACCGGCGGCGCAGCGCGGTGTCGAGCAGCGCAATCGAGCGGTCGGCGGTGTTCATCGTTCCGATGATATGCAGATTAGCCGGCACGCCGAATTCGCGCTTCGAATACGGCAACCGGACCTTGAGCGCGTTCGGCATGCCAAGCCGCTTGTCCGGTTCGATCAGCGTAATGAGCTCGCCGAAAACCTTGGAGATGTTGGCGCGGTTGATCTCGTCGATGATAAGGACGTGCGGTAGGAGTTCACCCTCTTCACTTGTCGTCCACTCGATCTCTTCGGAGCCGCTGTTAAGGAGCCTTTCCAGAACCTTGAGGTTCAATCTGCCACGAGGCAATTCATAGATCGTATCGAGACTGAACCTGGTGTCGGGGCTGAGCTCGGCGACGGGCACTCCTTCGGGATCCGACCAGAGCCAGCTGACCTTCCGCCGGTGCGTGTATCGCCCGTCGGGGCGCGGCGCATACTCATATTCACCTTCTACAATCCCGATCGCCCTGAAAACATTCAACCCCTTCGAAGCCACAATGATGTCGCCAACACCGAGTTGGTTGCGGAACCGGTCCGGTGACTTCACCATCCCCATCTGCGGAGTGATACGTTCATCAGGGAACAGGCGCTCTAGCTCGGACAGAATGCCATCCTTGCTGGCAAACCGTGAATCGCTCCAGTCGACGTCTTTGAAGCCGAAGAGCGCGTAGCCCTGCTCGAGAGAATCCTCGAACACCCAATTGCTGTGCGGATCGTTCGACTGTCCCAGCGACATCTTGAATATTTTCCGGCCCTCCACCAAGATCCTTCCATCGCCTCTCCTCACGCGCTTTTGCGCTCGGTCGGCGATACGCGCGAAGAGGCCGCTCTGTGCCTTTAGACTGAACCCCCCTCCCTCATTCGATCCGTCAGTATCGGGCCGAAGGCCTTCAATGAATTCCTCGTAGCTGAAGCTCTGGTGGAAGGTGACCAACTCGACCTGCCGAGACTCGACCAGTTCGCGGTAACGTCTCATCAGCGCGGCGCGGCCCTCTGCATCGTCGGGATAGTCGGCCCCGCCATCGCATAGCTGCACCGCCTCTCGCGCGGTGCGGTAGGTCTTGCCCGTGCCGGGCGGGCCGTAGAGGATGAGATTGGTCGGCTGCACGGTCGTGTCCTCGTCTTGTGTCGGGGCGCCGAACAGTCGGTCGCGCCAGAAGGGGGCGTTCAGGAACCAGTCGTAATCTTGTTCCTCATAATTAAGCAGGAACCGGCGCAGGCGGTCAGCAGATTCCTTCTCGCCAGGATCTCTCAACCGCCAGACGGCATGGTTGCTGGTGTAGAAATACCAAGTGCGAGGCTCTTCCCACTCCTGCCACTCCACCCCGACCCGAAGGCCGTCGTCGCTCACATCGGTGATGGTGCCCTCAGCGCGGAAACGGTTCGCGGTAACAATGCCTCCCCCGGCATCGAAAGACAGGTCGGTAGCTCGGGGCATGAAATCCTTGAGGAAGATGCGGTCGCCGACATGCATCTCGCGCACACGCCGGTTATTGGCGCTGCCGGTGTCAGTAAGAAGGCTCCATTCGCCACGGGCGATGAATCGCGGTAATCCGTCTTCCTCGCCCCATAATGAGGTGACGAGCCATACAGGCACGGGATCAAGTTCATTCCCGACCATGGTATTTTCCAATGCGCTCTGGCAGGTTTCCGACAAGAATGCCTGCACATCCCAGAGGTCGCGCGGGTTCCATCCCCAATCTCTTATTTCCTCCAGCACAGCCTTTCCGAGTGCGTTGGCTCTGTGAAATTCATCCTCGGTCGGAATTCGGTTGCCGAAAAGCGCCTTACCACAGAGTAAACGGTAAGCCCGCTGGAGGGGCATGTAGTAAACCGGCAAGACTTCATTCGGAGCCGCACCCGCCGAAAGCACAGAGGAGATGGTTCGCAGATCCGCAAAAGGGTTCGTGCCGTCGTTCTGAAACACTGGTTCGAAGACCGATCTCGCGAATTCAGCCTCCCTCGCTCCTATGTCCCGAGACTTGAGCATCGCTCCAGCGGCACGCTCTAAATGACCGGGAAATTGTTGGACGCGTTTCGCAAGGTTTAAGTGCATATCGCCGCGCAGTAAGGCGCGTCCATCGTTGGCTGAGAAGAGCGTTGCGGTCATCTCGCGCCCGAGCTCATCGATACCCTGGGAGTCGCGAGTCTCATTGGCTTCACTCATGCGCTTGATGAATTCACGCTTGGCGTTATCGCCCGTCTTCCGCAGAAACTCTTTGTGATTAGAAAAACCGCCGTCTTCAGCAAAATTGTCAAACCGCTCAAGGAAGCGCAATTTTAGACGCTCTAGCGTTTGAGAGTTCAAGAACAGTGGTTTGCTGAAATATCGATCTAAGAGCGTCTTGAGCACTTCGGCATTGGGAAGCTCGATCTTGCTGACCTCCCGACGGTCAGGAACGTCGTGCCGAAGACGTTTTGGCAGGTTCGAGCTGCGAGACTTCTGCGCAGGATATTCGGTTACGGTAACCTGCTGCGCAGACCAATGACCATATGAGCCTTCAAGCCAAATTTGAGTTCGCGCTGCTTCGAGATCCAGCGCAAGCTGCCGACCATCTTCGAGCGCGAACGACGCAATCTTGTTCGTTTGTCCGATCGGCTCGCCCAGGCTTTCGCGTAGGGTGCGAAGGGCCCAATAATCTTCCTTGGCCAAGTCGAACACGAACCGGGTCGCTGTGCTCATGTCGGCACCGAAGCTTTGCGGCGGCGGCACATCTGCCATTTCGTGGAACTTGCGCCCCCGCATGGCCTGACAAATATTCGGCCAAGCATCATGCAGACCGAGAGCGTCATTCACATCTTTTACGACCAGCTCGGCGCTCTGTCCGTCCCGCTCACGGGCGGGCTCGATATGGTTCTCGAGAACGAACCGCCGAATTCGATCAGCATCGTTCGCGCTTGCATGGCCTTCGAGGAATTGGCCATATTGCATCAACCAGCTGCGCCAATTCGAGAGTCTGTTTCTCGGTTTTTCGGACTCAGGCATGAGGACGCGGAACCGCTCACCGCCACTGTCGAAATCCGTCCTTAGTCTCGAAATTGCTTCACGAATATCTGCGAAGCGGCCCGCCTCCCAAGCTGCTTCGAGGTCTGGGTAGTGAAAGCCTAGATCGGCCAATTTTTTCTCGATGGTTCTCACCGCATGGACGCGTGTATTGCGTCCGCTTTCTGTATTCGCCCCGTTCGTTTCGAGCCAATCCCTGAATTCGCTTTCTCTCACTTGCCTCCCTCCTCAATCACCCACGCCAGAGTGTTCACGAGCCGCAGGTGATCAACGCTTTTTGCGTCCAATTCCAGTAACTTCGGATTGGTCATCACAAGCGCAAGTGTGCGCGCTCGGCTGATTGCCACGTTGATGCGGTTCTTCGAATAAAAGAACTCGACGTGCCGAGGCAGATCGTCCGGCGTAGAGGTCGCGAGCGATACTATCACCACCTCGGCCTCTTGCCCCTGGAACTTGTCAACAGTGCCCACGCGCGCTTTCGCGGGCAATGCAGCCGTGAGCGCGTTAACCTGCATGTTGTAAGGTGCCACGATCAGGATGTTCTTCCACCCGATTTTGCCCGTCTTGCCCTCACGATTGATAAATTGCGTGCCGATCAGACCCTCGGCCAGTTCCTCCACCCTTGCCACTTCAGCATCGCTTCGCTGTCCGCAGCCTGTGTGATCCATCGCCACGAAGCGGATCCCACTCTCGGCGAGCACCGGATCATGGCCGGGCTGCAAATGGAGCCGCTGGCGCGCGCAATCGGGATGAGCTTTGAGCCGGCCATCATAGACAGCGTCCGAGATGAAACCACAGATCGAGGGATGCATGCGCCAGCTGGTATCGAGCAGGATACCCCGGTCCGGTGCGACAGTGGCCTCGCCCTGCAACAGGTAATCAAGCGCCGAAAGACCACTTTCGCCCGGATGCGCGCCTTGGATGGGCTGTGACAATTGCATCTGGTCGCCCACAAGCACGATATTGCGTGCAGCCGATCCCATCGCCAACAAATGACCTAGCGACACCTGTCCAGCCTCATCGATAAACAGGTAGTCGAGCGTCTGGTCGAAATCGCTATCGGCAAACAGCCAAGCGGTGCCGCCAATCAGATCAGGCATGTATTCGTGCACGTCAGCGGCAGTCTCCACGTCGGTGATGATACGGCCATTGAGCCGTTGCTCGTCATTTCCACGCGTGCATTTCTTCACGCCGACGAAGTTGAGGTCAGTCTCATCCGCGACATCCTCCACTTTGGCTAGCAAGTTGTTGATCGCCTTGTGGCTGTTGCTGGAAACGCCGACTTTCTTGCCCGCGGCGAGCAACGAACAGATGACATGTGCACTTGTGAAGGTCTTGCCCGTGCCCGGTGGCCCTTGAACGAACAGGGTCGTGCCGTCCATCGCCAGACAGCGCATTGTGGCGGCTTCGATCAGGCTTTCGCCTTCTCGCACCAGTGGCCCACCATTCCAGCCGAGCAGTCGCGGCGCCCTGCGTTCGATGAGATCGAGCAGCGCGCTGTAGGGGCGCTCGTCTGCCTCCTCTACCGGGGTAGGAACGCCGTTGAGCCACTCTTCTTCCGCCATACCTGCCCAGGCCAGCGCCACCCGGCGAACGGCGGAAACCAGAATCTGGTTCGGCACGGTCGGCTCGGGGATCAGTGAGCCGTCCAGTGGCCAGATCCCCTTGGCGGCATTGCCTCGCTTGATTTCAACTGTCCCCGCTTCACAATCGAGCGCTACGATGGTGCCAACTTTAGAGAGGCTCGGCGCGTGCAGGACGATCGATCCTTCCCGAAGTTTCGTCTCCTGCGGCGCAAATCGATAGCTGGCGATGGTGCTGCGCTTATCTGGTCGTTGCCAAATCCCCTCCTCATCGGGATCTGGCACTATGCCTCCGATGCACTCATGATCTTCAGCGAGCTCGTCCGGCTCACGCTCGCATCTGTCAAACATAGCCCAAAAGGCCGGCTTATCGGCTCGGCGATGGAACTGCGTAAGGTGGCCGACGAGCGCCCTGCCCTCTTCGCTTTCCGGCAATGTCCCGGCCTTTATTGCAGTCAGCAGCCTCTGGGAGCGCACCTCGGCTTCAGCGCGTGCATCTGCTTTTTCATCGGGAACCGCCGTTGCAGGACCAACTGACCGCCACGGCAAATCCTCCATACGCAATTCTACCAGCCAGTCGCGCAGTGCCTCGGTATTTTCGCAATCCACCTTGTTGTATTCAAGGATGCCGTCGAGGATCGCCTGTTCGTTGGTTTTTTGCCAACTCTTGTATTCAACAACAGACTGGTCAGCCTTGGTAACATCTCCCTGCCGCGCGTCGGCAAAGAATATCTCCATTGTTTTGAGCGAAAGGTTGTCTTCGCTGGTTCTGATGGCCTGCCTTAAGACACCGTAGAGATCGACGAACCGCCGTTGGCGCAGCAAATTGTCCAGCAGTTCTTCACGGCTCGCATGAAGCGTTGAGAGGCGGCGGAGCGCCGTAATCTCGTAAGGGGCATAGTGGTAAACATGCGCACCGGGATTGGCCTCGAGATGCGCGGCCATCCAATCCATCGTGGTTTCGAAAGCAATCCGTTCATCGGCGTGGTTGTGCCCCCACCGAAAACGGAACTGCGGACCGGATCCATCGCGGTAGTGCACGCCCCAAAGGTAATCCAGTCCGCCCTCTTCCAACGGATCACCCTCAAGGTCGAAAAACAGGTCAGCGGGGTCAGGTTGAGGAAGGTTGGCGAAGCCTCTGCCATCTTCAATCGGCAATGGTTCCGCCACTGGCTCCCCGCCCTGCCAGCGGGTCTGCTGAATTCGGGCCTGCGCACGCAATTTGTCGAGAGTGGCGGGCGCGAGGCGGGGGATGCGCTGATCTTCCGGAAGAAAGGCGAGTTGCGCGACCGTGAATACGCCAGCCGCTCGAAGTTTTTCGATCTGTGGCTTGCCTATCCCGCACACGCGCGAAAGATGATCTTGTGCTTCCCAAACCTCAGCACAATGATCGCGCCACGGACACAAGCCGCAGGCTGAACATGGCTCCGGCTCGCTCTCCTCCGCCCCACTCTCCACGACAGCGAGGAAGCGGGCGATAGCGGCGCCGAGCACCTTATCAAAATCGACGAGGCGGAAGCTCTCGCGTCGCCCGTCGCCCAGTTGGACATGCACACGGCGCGGCGCCTTGCCCTGGATATCAGCTATCATCCGTGCATAGATGCCGAGTTGCACAACGTGACTTGCCTTGGCCGAGCGCGCCAGCTTGGTATCCACCGGTTCGTAAGACCAGTGGCCGAGGTCGGACGGCTCCTCTACCCGGATCAGGAAATCGGCAAAGCCGCTCCATGGAGGCTGCAGAAAGGCAGCTTGGAATATTGCCTTCGCGCCTTGTTCCATGGCCTCCCTTGTCCGCAATGCGCGACTTTCCAGCGAGCCTTTCTCGGGTATCTCGACTAAGCCCCCTTCATCCGCAAGCTGCTCACGATAGGCATCCTCGTGCTCAAGCCCCGCCTGTTGCACAAGCTTGCCCATGGCGTCGTCTTCGGCCTGTTGCGGGGCAGCGTCAGGCTCTCGTAACCGCGCCAGGTCGAGTGCGGTGGCATGGGCACAGCCTAGATAGCGGACAAGGTCCGACGGTGAATAGAGGATGGCGTTATCGAACTGACGCATTCGCGATTACTCCTTGCGAACGCGGTAGCAGTCTGCTGCGACAGAAACGGTCGGTTGTGAAAAAGAATGCTGGCATTAGAATCCCATAGAAGATTTTTCAAACCCACGGCCTTCTCGTTCTTCGATCAGCCATTGCGCGAGAACCTTGGGATCCTTTTCTGCCAGTAATTTTGCCCGCTTGCTGACCAGCAAATAATCCCCGGGCGTGGTGCCAGCAACCGGCAACCTTTCAGGTGCATGAAAGCCAAACCATCGCTTGAACTGCGCGCGTGCTCGATGCTCATCGAGCAGTTTGAATTTCGCACAAACAGTAAATCTGCGCTGCGTCGCCGGATCGAATTCGTCCGCTAGGTTGGTCGTCGCCACGAATGGCGCTTTCAATACATCCATCTGGCGCATCATCTCGTTGACCATGCTGCGTTCCCACCCTCGCTGGGCGTTTCGGCGGTCAGTGAGGAAATCATCCGCTTCGTCGATCAGCAACAGCCCCTTGCAGCGTGATACCTCTTGGAAGGCCGCGGCGATGTTAGCTTCGGTTTCACCTACATACATGCCGAGTAGGTCTGAGCCGCGCCGTTCGACGAGTTCGATCTGGAGCCGTTCGGCCAGATGGCGGGCGTAGGCACTCTTGCCAGTTCCGCTGGGCCCCGAGAGCAGTAGACTCCAGTCACGATCATCGGACGCTTCGAGCCGGTCGGCTAGCGCGTCAAGATCACGGTCCGCCACTGCGAGAGCGGGATCATAGGTCGGTGGCAACGCAACGGGGCTCGGGGTTCGCCCCGTGATCGCGGTCACCAGGCCTTCTCCGATTGCTAGAGCCTGTTCGATAGTGCCCCCTGCCTCCTTCGCGCCTTTCACCGCCGACGCAAGAACGGCGGGAGCAGCAGGCAGAGAGGCGAGACGATGCCTGTCATTTTCGGACAGCTTCAACTTTGCTTTCTTCGCGTGCAGATCAACAATCCGTTGCCGCACCGCGAGCGCCGGTTTCGGGAATTCGATTGCAAGCGACATGCGCCGGATCAGCGATTCCTCGAAGCGCCACAGATCGTTCACGATCCAGATTGTCGGGCGATCCCCGCCCTCGATCAGGCGATTCAGGAACAGTTTCGACCGGCCACCACGGTCTTCGAGAGCCCCCAGTTGCAGCACGTCGTCAGCCTCGTCCATCACCACGACACGGCCTGGTTCGCCGCTAGTCAGCGCCCGCAACAAGGTCAGGTGCGCCAGCCTCTCGCGGCGGTTCGGTTCCCGGCCGCTCTCATCCTCCATACCTGCAAAGACGGCTCGCATTCCCGAACGAGAAGCGAGCAGCCTAGCAAATTCTGTCTTTCCGGTTCCCGGCGGCCCGTAAAGCAGGATCGCACATCCCTTCCCCGCAGCAACGAGTGTCTCGGCAATTTCTCGCTGCGACCCAATGTGGTTGAAGTCACACCAGGCAAGCGTCGATGGCTTGGCAACCGGCATCAACTGCCTTGCCAATCGGGAAGGCGGCGATCCCGATTTTGCGATCCGTTGCAGGAAATTGTTGGCCGAAACCTCTCCGTCGCGGTCATTGTCGACAAGGCCGGTGCTCCACAGCCGCGCTCCAACCGCCAAACGGTCTTCCACCTTGAAAAGGGGGAGATCATTCAGAAACGCGATCTTGCGTGAAGACGGGTTGTGGCCCCCACCAGGCAGCGCCCGGATCAGCTTGTCCCATTCATCATGCGTGGAACACCGCGCAAGCGTCAAGATAATTGCCCGCTCAATGTCGTCGAGCTTCAGCATCTTCGCCAGCCAGTCGATCCGGCGATCAAACGACGTGCGCTTTATCGTTCCACCGCTAGAATTGCCCCTAACCAGCCGACGCAGCAAAGGGGGATACTGCTGACTGGTGAGCAGCTCCCAGTCCTCCTCGTTATCGAAAGCCTTGTTCGCAGGCTCGGCGTTCGTCCATGCTTCCAGCAGCTCCGAACCGCACTTGCGAAGCTGCTGATCGGACATCCGGCTGACCACGTCACACCATGTCTGCGCGAAGAGCCTAGCTTCTTCGTTGGAAGAAATGGACGTTTCGGATCGGCGGTGGCTATGGCGGTGGCGACGCCTCAAGCGGTGGAGTTCTGATTCTGTCATGCGCTTCTGATATGTGCGAGGTGCGACAGAATTGGTCGTGGCAAGCGATCCAACTTAGTGAATGCGGTTGTCCAACGAGAATGTTGCGTTTCAAATCGCGATAGAATGGGGAAAGGATGCCAGCATGAAGAATCTTCAAAGGATCATTTATGCAATGCCGGACCGAATTCTCGATCGGTCGGGTTCCATTTTCTACTCGGCACCCGCTGCCTTTGAGGGTAAGCGCGAGATTTATATACTCGGACTCAATTCGGGGGGCGATCCTGCAGCGCAGCAAGAAAACACGATTCGCAAACATTACGAGGAATGGGCAGAGCGCACTGAGGCTTACTCTTCTTATGTGGATGAAATCTGGGAGGGATCAGTCGCTGGCGCGCATGGGATGCAACCGAGGATTCGGCACCTGGCCAAGCATCTTGGCATAGACCTGCGGCTAACCCCTTCGAGCAACGTCGTATTCGTGCGCAGCGCGACAGAGGCAAAGCTGGAAGCCGAAAAGAAGGAACTGCTAGATGCCTGCTGGCCGGTGCATCAGGCGGTCATCGACGAGCTCGGTATCCGTAGCATTATCTGCCTCGGGAAGACTGCCGGATGGTGGGTTCGCGAGCGCCTTGGCGCGCACAAAGAGCTCGACAGCTTTCAGGAAACGAACAAGCGTGGGTGGTGGAGCACCGCCCATCTCTCGCCCGAAGGCAAGGTGGTCTGCACGCTGACCCATCCCGGACGCGTCGACTGGAGCAATCCGGATGCTGACCCCGCGGCTATGGTCGAGCGGGTCTTGAGAAACGATTTGAGGCCTCAAACGTAGAACAACATCAGCAAATACAGTGATCGCTGGTCCACCGACTTGTTGCGGTCATCGAGACGACTAAACTGATCCGATTTCAT
This genomic interval from Qipengyuania sp. JC766 contains the following:
- a CDS encoding AAA family ATPase; amino-acid sequence: MSDQQLRKCGSELLEAWTNAEPANKAFDNEEDWELLTSQQYPPLLRRLVRGNSSGGTIKRTSFDRRIDWLAKMLKLDDIERAIILTLARCSTHDEWDKLIRALPGGGHNPSSRKIAFLNDLPLFKVEDRLAVGARLWSTGLVDNDRDGEVSANNFLQRIAKSGSPPSRLARQLMPVAKPSTLAWCDFNHIGSQREIAETLVAAGKGCAILLYGPPGTGKTEFARLLASRSGMRAVFAGMEDESGREPNRRERLAHLTLLRALTSGEPGRVVVMDEADDVLQLGALEDRGGRSKLFLNRLIEGGDRPTIWIVNDLWRFEESLIRRMSLAIEFPKPALAVRQRIVDLHAKKAKLKLSENDRHRLASLPAAPAVLASAVKGAKEAGGTIEQALAIGEGLVTAITGRTPSPVALPPTYDPALAVADRDLDALADRLEASDDRDWSLLLSGPSGTGKSAYARHLAERLQIELVERRGSDLLGMYVGETEANIAAAFQEVSRCKGLLLIDEADDFLTDRRNAQRGWERSMVNEMMRQMDVLKAPFVATTNLADEFDPATQRRFTVCAKFKLLDEHRARAQFKRWFGFHAPERLPVAGTTPGDYLLVSKRAKLLAEKDPKVLAQWLIEEREGRGFEKSSMGF
- a CDS encoding TM0106 family RecB-like putative nuclease, with protein sequence MRQFDNAILYSPSDLVRYLGCAHATALDLARLREPDAAPQQAEDDAMGKLVQQAGLEHEDAYREQLADEGGLVEIPEKGSLESRALRTREAMEQGAKAIFQAAFLQPPWSGFADFLIRVEEPSDLGHWSYEPVDTKLARSAKASHVVQLGIYARMIADIQGKAPRRVHVQLGDGRRESFRLVDFDKVLGAAIARFLAVVESGAEESEPEPCSACGLCPWRDHCAEVWEAQDHLSRVCGIGKPQIEKLRAAGVFTVAQLAFLPEDQRIPRLAPATLDKLRAQARIQQTRWQGGEPVAEPLPIEDGRGFANLPQPDPADLFFDLEGDPLEEGGLDYLWGVHYRDGSGPQFRFRWGHNHADERIAFETTMDWMAAHLEANPGAHVYHYAPYEITALRRLSTLHASREELLDNLLRQRRFVDLYGVLRQAIRTSEDNLSLKTMEIFFADARQGDVTKADQSVVEYKSWQKTNEQAILDGILEYNKVDCENTEALRDWLVELRMEDLPWRSVGPATAVPDEKADARAEAEVRSQRLLTAIKAGTLPESEEGRALVGHLTQFHRRADKPAFWAMFDRCEREPDELAEDHECIGGIVPDPDEEGIWQRPDKRSTIASYRFAPQETKLREGSIVLHAPSLSKVGTIVALDCEAGTVEIKRGNAAKGIWPLDGSLIPEPTVPNQILVSAVRRVALAWAGMAEEEWLNGVPTPVEEADERPYSALLDLIERRAPRLLGWNGGPLVREGESLIEAATMRCLAMDGTTLFVQGPPGTGKTFTSAHVICSLLAAGKKVGVSSNSHKAINNLLAKVEDVADETDLNFVGVKKCTRGNDEQRLNGRIITDVETAADVHEYMPDLIGGTAWLFADSDFDQTLDYLFIDEAGQVSLGHLLAMGSAARNIVLVGDQMQLSQPIQGAHPGESGLSALDYLLQGEATVAPDRGILLDTSWRMHPSICGFISDAVYDGRLKAHPDCARQRLHLQPGHDPVLAESGIRFVAMDHTGCGQRSDAEVARVEELAEGLIGTQFINREGKTGKIGWKNILIVAPYNMQVNALTAALPAKARVGTVDKFQGQEAEVVIVSLATSTPDDLPRHVEFFYSKNRINVAISRARTLALVMTNPKLLELDAKSVDHLRLVNTLAWVIEEGGK
- a CDS encoding AAA family ATPase, with protein sequence MRESEFRDWLETNGANTESGRNTRVHAVRTIEKKLADLGFHYPDLEAAWEAGRFADIREAISRLRTDFDSGGERFRVLMPESEKPRNRLSNWRSWLMQYGQFLEGHASANDADRIRRFVLENHIEPARERDGQSAELVVKDVNDALGLHDAWPNICQAMRGRKFHEMADVPPPQSFGADMSTATRFVFDLAKEDYWALRTLRESLGEPIGQTNKIASFALEDGRQLALDLEAARTQIWLEGSYGHWSAQQVTVTEYPAQKSRSSNLPKRLRHDVPDRREVSKIELPNAEVLKTLLDRYFSKPLFLNSQTLERLKLRFLERFDNFAEDGGFSNHKEFLRKTGDNAKREFIKRMSEANETRDSQGIDELGREMTATLFSANDGRALLRGDMHLNLAKRVQQFPGHLERAAGAMLKSRDIGAREAEFARSVFEPVFQNDGTNPFADLRTISSVLSAGAAPNEVLPVYYMPLQRAYRLLCGKALFGNRIPTEDEFHRANALGKAVLEEIRDWGWNPRDLWDVQAFLSETCQSALENTMVGNELDPVPVWLVTSLWGEEDGLPRFIARGEWSLLTDTGSANNRRVREMHVGDRIFLKDFMPRATDLSFDAGGGIVTANRFRAEGTITDVSDDGLRVGVEWQEWEEPRTWYFYTSNHAVWRLRDPGEKESADRLRRFLLNYEEQDYDWFLNAPFWRDRLFGAPTQDEDTTVQPTNLILYGPPGTGKTYRTAREAVQLCDGGADYPDDAEGRAALMRRYRELVESRQVELVTFHQSFSYEEFIEGLRPDTDGSNEGGGFSLKAQSGLFARIADRAQKRVRRGDGRILVEGRKIFKMSLGQSNDPHSNWVFEDSLEQGYALFGFKDVDWSDSRFASKDGILSELERLFPDERITPQMGMVKSPDRFRNQLGVGDIIVASKGLNVFRAIGIVEGEYEYAPRPDGRYTHRRKVSWLWSDPEGVPVAELSPDTRFSLDTIYELPRGRLNLKVLERLLNSGSEEIEWTTSEEGELLPHVLIIDEINRANISKVFGELITLIEPDKRLGMPNALKVRLPYSKREFGVPANLHIIGTMNTADRSIALLDTALRRRFRFEEMAPDTSVEAFLDAEEATRLPLADVLETMNRRIEYLVDRDHRIGHAFFIGCKTKSQVDAVMRDKVIPLLQEYFFEDWNRLAAVLGEKDKGGNFLECKTIEDPMGEGGEPLKSWRVLDSFEEGAYSRLLKRKPSGAISAEVVA